The proteins below are encoded in one region of Metallibacterium scheffleri:
- a CDS encoding FMN-binding negative transcriptional regulator, protein MYLPKAFAENRRDVLDALLRAYPLATVLLGGAGGIVANWVPFELDGTQRLSGHVARGNELAQADGAEVLLLFQGPQGYVSPNWYPSKHVSGREVPTWNYAVVEVRGRLRVIDDATWLRRLLETLTDRHEAGQPRPWKIGDAPDDHIEKSLRAIVGLEVSIERIEGKFKLSQNHPEANRLGVIHGLRQRNAAGDAELAAWMTRHEAANA, encoded by the coding sequence ATGTATCTGCCGAAAGCATTTGCCGAGAATCGACGCGACGTGCTCGATGCCTTGCTGCGCGCCTACCCGTTGGCGACGGTGTTGCTGGGTGGCGCGGGCGGGATCGTGGCCAACTGGGTGCCGTTCGAGCTGGATGGCACGCAACGATTGTCGGGCCATGTCGCGCGCGGCAACGAACTGGCGCAAGCCGACGGTGCCGAGGTGCTGCTGCTGTTCCAAGGCCCGCAAGGCTACGTGAGCCCCAACTGGTACCCGAGCAAGCACGTCAGTGGGCGTGAGGTGCCGACCTGGAATTACGCCGTGGTCGAGGTGCGCGGCCGCCTGCGCGTGATCGATGACGCGACCTGGCTGCGTCGCCTGCTGGAAACCTTGACCGATCGCCATGAAGCGGGCCAGCCGCGGCCGTGGAAGATCGGCGATGCGCCGGACGACCACATCGAGAAGTCGTTGCGCGCGATCGTCGGCCTCGAAGTCTCGATCGAGCGCATCGAAGGCAAGTTCAAGCTGAGCCAGAACCATCCTGAAGCCAATCGCCTGGGCGTGATTCACGGGCTGCGCCAGCGCAATGCCGCCGGCGACGCGGAACTGGCCGCCTGGATGACCCGGCAC